From Thermoanaerobacterales bacterium, the proteins below share one genomic window:
- a CDS encoding chitobiase/beta-hexosaminidase C-terminal domain-containing protein, translated as MAPLRTCNAHPGWGQRGFTLVEVLVALMILTVLTLAFIPLFVYISEGSQANRARLVATKLAAGVIEEIRALDYEQVGTVGGNPEGSIPQLQTKQIEGINYTIETRIWWVQGSDSNVTAYKKVQVTVKAPDALTGEVVDTAVLGSLVAREGEKTIVQAGEIKAEVRWRDSLKENVKIDVTCTETQTGWTDEEGSVIFGELPAGTYSVAASYSEMMVKPVGVTGQIWKTVRDNMLVENWKTTPVYFDVEWPVQLALTLRDADGNPVSPECLTATLKPEGEEFALSCSLATLAELDLWPGWTYDLEIKDLTGDKYIRSQNPSEWDGNFSLPSSPTTVRKTLTVKVGMPVADPTPGIVPEGAAIALTALPADAAIHYSVDGTDPTTESTLYDPDNKPVIPSGGLTIKAIAVKDGMLSSDVVVFQYSTPAP; from the coding sequence ATGGCGCCTTTGCGCACCTGTAACGCCCATCCCGGCTGGGGTCAACGGGGTTTTACCCTGGTCGAAGTACTCGTCGCGCTTATGATCCTAACCGTTCTTACGTTGGCCTTTATACCGCTTTTTGTCTACATCAGCGAAGGTTCGCAGGCCAACCGAGCGCGCCTCGTCGCCACCAAGCTGGCGGCCGGCGTCATCGAGGAAATAAGAGCCTTAGATTATGAGCAGGTAGGCACGGTTGGGGGCAATCCCGAGGGCAGTATACCCCAGTTGCAAACGAAGCAGATAGAGGGGATCAATTACACGATAGAAACCCGTATCTGGTGGGTTCAGGGGTCTGACTCCAATGTCACCGCCTACAAGAAGGTGCAGGTGACCGTTAAAGCGCCCGATGCCCTTACCGGCGAGGTGGTTGATACTGCGGTGCTGGGTTCACTGGTCGCCCGGGAGGGCGAGAAGACTATCGTCCAAGCTGGCGAGATCAAGGCGGAGGTACGCTGGCGCGATAGTTTGAAAGAAAACGTCAAGATTGACGTCACGTGCACGGAGACACAGACCGGATGGACCGACGAAGAGGGCAGTGTTATTTTCGGCGAGCTGCCCGCCGGCACTTACAGTGTTGCCGCCAGTTATTCTGAAATGATGGTTAAGCCGGTCGGTGTAACGGGTCAGATCTGGAAAACAGTACGAGACAATATGCTGGTCGAGAACTGGAAAACCACGCCGGTGTATTTTGATGTCGAGTGGCCGGTGCAACTGGCCTTGACTTTGCGAGACGCCGATGGAAATCCCGTTTCCCCCGAATGCCTGACGGCGACCCTTAAGCCAGAGGGCGAAGAGTTTGCACTGTCATGCAGCCTGGCAACACTTGCCGAGCTGGATCTCTGGCCGGGCTGGACCTACGACCTTGAAATCAAGGATTTAACGGGCGATAAGTATATTCGATCCCAAAACCCGTCGGAGTGGGACGGTAACTTCAGCTTACCCAGTTCACCGACAACAGTACGAAAAACATTGACGGTCAAGGTTGGTATGCCTGTGGCTGATCCGACACCGGGGATTGTTCCTGAGGGTGCGGCGATTGCACTGACTGCGTTACCGGCCGATGCAGCTATCCATTATTCGGTTGATGGTACCGACCCGACCACCGAAAGCACATTGTACGATCCCGACAATAAGCCCGTCATTCCTTCAGGCGGCCTGACCATAAAAGCTATCGCGGTGAAAGACGGGATGCTGAGCAGCGACGTGGTGGTTTTTCAATATTCAACCCCTGCCCCTTGA
- a CDS encoding prepilin-type N-terminal cleavage/methylation domain-containing protein — protein sequence MSGKRKTLWHDQRGFTVAELLIVLALLGVVLAIAYDLFFYAQTSFNRSLAEGRVIQDTRLALMTLENEIVQARKATEEFEAVRRVSETQLDVYCDVTGDAKPELIRYQLNGNTLTRSVASPTGDHYPYTYGTPANTTTVLSRVNNADVFQSVALIDDQDPDNHRVRVAIRLLVDDSVSPLQQPLEVTATYVSRSRAAAD from the coding sequence TTGTCCGGCAAAAGGAAGACACTCTGGCACGACCAGCGGGGCTTTACCGTCGCTGAACTGTTGATCGTTCTTGCTTTGCTGGGTGTCGTTCTGGCGATTGCATATGACCTCTTCTTTTATGCACAAACCAGTTTTAACCGTAGTCTGGCCGAGGGACGCGTTATTCAGGACACACGTCTCGCGTTAATGACCCTTGAAAACGAAATCGTACAGGCAAGGAAAGCAACCGAGGAGTTTGAGGCGGTGAGGCGGGTTTCTGAAACACAGTTGGACGTTTACTGCGACGTAACCGGTGATGCCAAACCCGAACTCATCCGTTATCAGTTGAACGGAAATACATTAACACGTAGCGTCGCTTCACCGACAGGCGACCATTACCCGTACACCTACGGGACTCCGGCTAACACGACGACGGTGCTGAGCCGGGTCAACAATGCCGATGTTTTTCAAAGTGTTGCGCTGATTGACGACCAGGATCCCGACAACCACCGGGTGCGAGTTGCAATCAGGTTGCTGGTGGACGACTCTGTAAGCCCGCTGCAGCAACCTTTGGAAGTCACCGCTACCTATGTTTCACGTAGCCGGGCTGCTGCCGACTGA